One genomic segment of uncultured Methanobrevibacter sp. includes these proteins:
- a CDS encoding RNA polymerase Rpb4 family protein translates to MIGKEVIESEPIPSSKVKEILEEFSENNELNYEQNLTLNHISRFKRYSAEDAEEIFQKLQDEFGLRDKVAAHIVDLVPEDLADMRLIFAKEPTKTTKEDMEKILEMLEQYDYVE, encoded by the coding sequence ATGATTGGAAAAGAAGTTATTGAAAGCGAACCAATACCAAGTTCAAAAGTAAAAGAAATTCTTGAAGAATTCTCAGAAAACAACGAATTGAACTATGAACAAAATCTTACATTGAATCACATTTCCAGATTCAAAAGATACTCTGCTGAAGATGCGGAAGAAATTTTTCAAAAACTTCAAGATGAATTTGGATTAAGAGACAAGGTCGCTGCTCATATTGTTGACTTGGTTCCTGAAGACTTAGCGGACATGAGATTGATTTTCGCCAAAGAACCAACCAAAACAACCAAAGAGGATATGGAAAAAATCCTTGAAATGTTAGAACAATATGACTACGTCGAATAG
- a CDS encoding 50S ribosomal protein L21e, which translates to MQRSRGLKSRSRKKMTKVQRPGRTNPITNRLQRFEEGDLVHITINPSIQKGQPAPRFHGKTGKITGQKGKAYIVSLKDGNKAKELIVRPDHLKLQN; encoded by the coding sequence ATGCAAAGATCAAGAGGATTAAAAAGTAGATCAAGAAAAAAAATGACTAAAGTACAAAGACCGGGTAGAACAAACCCAATTACTAACAGACTCCAAAGATTTGAAGAAGGAGATTTAGTTCACATTACTATTAACCCATCCATCCAAAAAGGACAACCTGCTCCTAGATTCCACGGTAAAACCGGTAAAATCACAGGACAAAAAGGTAAAGCTTACATCGTATCCTTAAAAGATGGAAACAAAGCAAAAGAGTTAATAGTAAGACCTGATCACTTAAAATTACAAAACTGA